One stretch of Nocardia mangyaensis DNA includes these proteins:
- a CDS encoding cutinase family protein, whose translation MNLREFLAKHRIASAVAAPAALGVAAIVAASFAVTSQAPSPEYELTTSVTECREMVTISVAGRNDTPVAGTTAMLLDANGNPLPAALSGDHSSVWVDPVVNAPASSVADGQYAAVYIAYPANMSTYEDAVNAGVANTQQVMREISAACPDTKFSIVGYSEGADVVRRVAEGIGNDDPGDGYDVVNPDDVLGVVMFADAGRAAGDGPFIGAEDPFANPDGFDQRYQDGRTPVSGKGVTTGGDFGALNGKIASFCSEGDLTCAAPKNISLLQLAANVGRQINVDDLERDGLTPATGQDMAFTLGRIAMTAFSDIAANPNWMASDETFLDVLLKVSDPDYVPGETPPPSQADTIAAEQISPLAYLPQKIFNEIVGLIITNQNTIPVALSDPYQLTLGPNGTGHHFDYWRDSDEANGKPLTSAEYAAAWLTHLAKQAQAGEPVDTKSAPEPADLAAAREAATSTRQAPTTTSAAKTTSKTTTSTTTSKPTTTEPTTTSKTTESTTTSTSTTTEPTTTTPSTTTEPTTTTPSTTTPTETTPSAPAPEPATNQAAAPATPTTTETTTEAPTSTVTPTTTPAPAN comes from the coding sequence ATGAATCTGCGTGAGTTCCTTGCGAAACATCGGATCGCTTCGGCTGTTGCCGCGCCCGCGGCGTTGGGTGTCGCGGCGATTGTCGCGGCGTCGTTCGCGGTGACGTCGCAGGCGCCGTCGCCGGAGTACGAGCTCACCACCTCGGTGACCGAGTGCCGGGAGATGGTGACCATCTCGGTGGCGGGGCGCAACGACACCCCGGTGGCGGGGACCACGGCGATGCTGCTCGACGCCAATGGGAATCCGCTGCCCGCGGCGTTGTCGGGGGATCACAGCAGTGTGTGGGTTGATCCGGTGGTGAACGCGCCTGCCTCGAGCGTGGCCGACGGCCAGTACGCGGCGGTGTACATCGCCTATCCGGCGAACATGTCGACCTATGAGGACGCGGTCAACGCGGGTGTGGCCAACACTCAGCAGGTGATGCGCGAGATCTCGGCGGCCTGCCCGGATACCAAGTTCTCCATCGTCGGCTACAGCGAGGGTGCCGATGTGGTGCGTCGCGTGGCCGAGGGGATCGGCAACGACGACCCTGGCGACGGCTACGACGTGGTGAATCCCGACGACGTGCTCGGCGTGGTGATGTTCGCCGACGCGGGTCGCGCGGCCGGCGACGGCCCGTTCATCGGTGCCGAGGACCCCTTCGCCAACCCGGACGGCTTCGACCAGAGGTACCAGGACGGCCGGACCCCGGTCTCGGGCAAGGGCGTGACCACCGGCGGCGACTTCGGTGCGCTCAACGGCAAGATCGCGTCGTTCTGCTCCGAGGGCGACCTCACCTGCGCGGCGCCGAAGAACATCTCGCTGCTGCAGCTGGCGGCCAATGTCGGCAGGCAGATCAATGTCGACGACCTGGAACGCGACGGGTTGACCCCGGCGACCGGTCAGGACATGGCCTTCACCCTGGGCCGCATCGCGATGACGGCCTTCTCCGACATCGCCGCCAACCCGAACTGGATGGCCAGCGACGAGACCTTCCTCGACGTGCTCCTCAAGGTCTCGGACCCGGACTACGTGCCCGGTGAGACCCCGCCGCCCTCGCAGGCCGACACCATTGCCGCCGAGCAGATCTCGCCGCTGGCCTACCTGCCGCAGAAGATCTTCAACGAGATCGTCGGCCTGATCATCACCAACCAGAACACCATTCCGGTGGCGCTGAGCGATCCGTACCAGCTCACCCTCGGCCCGAACGGGACCGGACATCATTTCGACTACTGGCGTGACTCCGACGAGGCGAACGGCAAGCCGCTGACCTCGGCCGAGTACGCGGCGGCCTGGCTGACGCATCTGGCCAAGCAGGCGCAGGCGGGCGAGCCGGTGGACACCAAGTCCGCGCCGGAACCGGCGGATCTGGCGGCGGCGCGAGAGGCGGCGACGAGCACCAGGCAGGCGCCGACGACGACTTCGGCGGCCAAGACCACCTCGAAGACCACCACGTCGACCACCACCTCCAAGCCGACCACGACCGAGCCGACCACCACGTCCAAGACGACGGAGTCCACCACGACGTCGACGTCGACAACGACCGAGCCGACCACCACAACACCGTCGACAACGACCGAGCCGACCACCACAACACCGTCGACGACGACACCCACCGAGACCACTCCCTCAGCGCCAGCTCCGGAACCGGCCACGAACCAGGCCGCCGCTCCCGCCACGCCGACCACCACCGAAACGACTACCGAAGCCCCGACCTCCACGGTAACGCCGACCACCACCCCGGCCCCGGCGAACTAG
- a CDS encoding WS/DGAT/MGAT family O-acyltransferase — translation MEFIAPLDALFLLAESREHPMHVGSLQLFEPPEDAGPDYLREFRDALLADKTFRPTFRKRPATWLGAPQLAWAQDDEVDLDYHVQRSALPAPGRIAQLLDHTSTLHSTLLDRHRPMWELHFVEGLADGRFALYSKMHHALIDGVSAQRLLRRTLTTDPFATEITTPWNLPRKQRPEAGARSKSGLGGLLGGMNSAASATAALMRATRTGLLQQQLTLPFEAPHTLFNVPIGGARKCAVRSWSMDRVKQVKKATGTTVNDVVLAMSAGALRSYLVERDALPDKPMIAMVPMSLRDPDDTDTQGVKIAALLCNLGTDIADPLERLRVVSESTRRNKEVYRSLSAAQTLAVAGVMLSPMAAMLLPGFASMGTPPFNIVISNVPGARESLYWNGARLDAAYPLSIPLDGQAVNITLTSHGDNLDFGLVGCRRTLPDLHRLLDHLEDSLVALEDAAA, via the coding sequence ATGGAGTTCATCGCGCCGTTGGATGCGCTGTTTCTACTCGCGGAGTCGCGCGAACACCCGATGCATGTCGGCTCACTGCAGCTGTTCGAGCCACCGGAAGACGCCGGGCCGGACTATCTGCGCGAGTTCCGCGATGCGCTGTTGGCGGACAAGACCTTCCGCCCCACCTTCCGCAAGCGTCCGGCCACCTGGCTCGGCGCGCCCCAGCTGGCCTGGGCTCAGGACGACGAGGTCGACCTGGACTATCACGTGCAGCGCAGCGCCCTGCCCGCACCGGGCCGGATCGCGCAACTGCTCGATCACACCTCGACGCTGCACAGCACACTGCTCGACCGGCACCGGCCGATGTGGGAACTGCACTTCGTCGAGGGCCTGGCCGACGGCCGCTTCGCGCTGTACTCGAAGATGCACCACGCGCTGATCGACGGGGTGTCCGCGCAGCGGCTGCTACGCCGCACACTCACCACCGATCCGTTCGCCACCGAGATCACGACGCCGTGGAACCTGCCGCGCAAGCAGCGACCGGAAGCCGGCGCGCGGTCGAAGTCCGGGCTGGGCGGACTGCTCGGCGGCATGAACTCGGCCGCGTCGGCGACGGCGGCGCTCATGCGGGCCACCCGCACCGGTCTGTTGCAGCAGCAGCTGACCCTGCCGTTCGAGGCGCCGCACACGCTGTTCAACGTGCCGATCGGTGGTGCGCGCAAGTGCGCGGTGCGCAGCTGGTCGATGGACCGGGTCAAGCAGGTGAAGAAGGCGACGGGGACCACGGTCAACGATGTGGTGCTGGCGATGTCGGCGGGGGCGCTGCGGTCGTACCTGGTGGAGCGCGACGCCCTCCCGGACAAGCCGATGATCGCGATGGTGCCGATGTCGTTGCGCGATCCCGACGACACCGACACCCAGGGCGTGAAGATCGCCGCGCTGCTGTGCAATCTGGGCACCGATATCGCCGATCCGCTGGAACGGCTGCGGGTGGTGAGCGAGTCGACGCGGCGCAACAAAGAGGTGTACCGCTCGCTGTCCGCGGCACAGACCCTGGCGGTGGCCGGGGTGATGCTGAGTCCGATGGCGGCGATGCTGCTGCCCGGGTTCGCCTCGATGGGGACGCCGCCGTTCAACATCGTCATCTCGAATGTGCCGGGTGCGCGGGAGTCGCTGTACTGGAACGGCGCGCGCCTCGACGCCGCCTACCCGCTGTCCATCCCACTCGACGGCCAGGCCGTGAACATCACCCTCACCTCCCATGGCGACAATCTCGATTTCGGTCTCGTCGGGTGCCGCCGCACTCTGCCCGACCTGCATCGATTGCTCGACCACCTGGAGGATTCGCTGGTCGCGCTCGAGGATGCCGCTGCCTGA
- a CDS encoding NAD(P)H-dependent flavin oxidoreductase, which yields MRTEFCEQLGIEFPLFAFTHCRDVVAAVSNAGGLGVLGAVGFTAEELEVELAWLDEHVTGIYGVDLVIPSKYEGKGVDGLSPEQLEKRLAQMVPQGHRDFAQQILTEHNVPALPDGEHHNELLGWTATTAGPQVDVILNHPKAKLVANALGTPPADVVARIQESGRVIGALCGSVKHAQNHKDAGLDFVVCQGTEGGGHCGEVSSLVLWPQVIDAVGDMPVLAAGGIGNGAQVAAALAMGAAGAWTGSLWLTVEEANVPPAQMSTYLDASSHDTIRSRSWTGKPCRMLRNDWTDAWEATDTPDPLPMPLQMMVALDGVKRGHRYPEAAKDVNFNPVGQVVGMMNKVERSADVINRLVEEYVTAYDRLTKLNS from the coding sequence ATGCGTACCGAATTCTGCGAACAGCTCGGCATCGAATTCCCCCTCTTCGCCTTCACCCACTGCCGCGACGTGGTCGCGGCGGTGAGCAACGCGGGCGGGCTGGGAGTACTCGGAGCGGTGGGCTTCACCGCCGAGGAACTCGAGGTCGAGCTGGCCTGGCTCGACGAGCACGTCACCGGCATCTACGGCGTCGATCTGGTGATCCCGTCGAAGTACGAGGGCAAGGGCGTCGACGGACTCAGCCCCGAACAGCTGGAAAAGCGGCTGGCGCAGATGGTTCCGCAGGGCCATCGCGACTTCGCCCAGCAGATCCTCACCGAGCACAATGTGCCCGCGCTGCCCGACGGCGAGCACCACAACGAGCTGCTCGGCTGGACCGCGACCACCGCCGGCCCGCAGGTCGACGTCATCCTCAACCACCCGAAGGCCAAGCTGGTCGCCAACGCGCTCGGCACACCGCCCGCCGATGTCGTCGCGCGGATCCAGGAGTCGGGTCGGGTGATCGGCGCGCTGTGCGGCTCGGTGAAGCACGCGCAGAACCACAAGGACGCCGGGCTCGACTTCGTGGTGTGTCAGGGCACCGAGGGCGGTGGACACTGCGGTGAGGTGTCCTCACTGGTGCTGTGGCCGCAGGTCATCGACGCCGTGGGCGATATGCCGGTGCTCGCGGCCGGTGGCATCGGCAACGGCGCGCAGGTCGCGGCGGCGCTGGCGATGGGCGCGGCGGGCGCGTGGACCGGCTCGCTGTGGCTCACCGTCGAGGAGGCCAATGTGCCGCCCGCGCAGATGAGCACCTACCTCGACGCCAGCAGCCACGACACCATCCGCTCGCGCTCGTGGACCGGCAAGCCGTGCCGCATGCTGCGCAACGACTGGACCGACGCCTGGGAGGCCACCGACACTCCCGACCCGCTGCCGATGCCGCTGCAGATGATGGTGGCCCTCGACGGCGTGAAGCGCGGACACCGCTACCCCGAGGCGGCCAAGGACGTGAACTTCAATCCGGTCGGCCAGGTGGTCGGCATGATGAACAAGGTCGAGCGCAGTGCGGATGTGATCAACCGGCTGGTGGAGGAATACGTCACCGCTTACGACCGCCTCACCAAACTCAACAGCTGA
- a CDS encoding FadR/GntR family transcriptional regulator, translating into MGSRTVVADVADELARRVATGEYAPGELMPSVRQVAEEFGMNRATAQLTLGRLESYGFVEARRGKGFTIRDVREAGGMDAYRHLFRFSITAPALAAEMFTDIVEVERGIVLEALLGYTAAEKVLDPAELAAAVDELEAMARNAVPDHPRIIAAEMALVRRLLGVLGMSMQRAVLNSIADMVVEVPEAVAAYFAVAADLHVLVWRALLAVWDAESAPSEAQLALFEDLFTLYHEKVIGRFDELVGEAPVESAAATA; encoded by the coding sequence ATGGGATCCCGGACGGTGGTCGCCGACGTTGCCGACGAGTTGGCACGCCGAGTCGCCACCGGCGAGTACGCGCCCGGCGAGCTGATGCCGTCGGTGCGCCAGGTCGCCGAGGAGTTCGGGATGAACCGCGCGACCGCCCAGCTCACTCTCGGCAGGCTGGAGTCCTACGGCTTCGTCGAGGCCCGCCGTGGCAAGGGCTTCACGATCCGCGATGTGCGCGAAGCGGGCGGGATGGACGCCTATCGGCATCTGTTCCGGTTCTCCATCACCGCCCCGGCGCTCGCCGCCGAGATGTTCACCGACATCGTCGAGGTGGAGCGCGGCATCGTGCTCGAGGCGCTGCTCGGTTACACCGCCGCGGAGAAGGTGCTCGATCCGGCCGAACTGGCCGCCGCCGTCGACGAACTGGAGGCGATGGCCCGCAACGCCGTGCCTGATCATCCGCGCATCATCGCCGCCGAGATGGCGCTGGTACGCAGACTGCTCGGCGTGCTCGGAATGAGCATGCAACGGGCCGTGCTGAATTCGATCGCCGACATGGTCGTCGAGGTGCCGGAGGCGGTGGCCGCCTACTTCGCGGTCGCGGCCGACCTGCACGTCCTGGTCTGGCGGGCGTTGCTCGCGGTGTGGGATGCCGAGTCCGCGCCCTCGGAGGCCCAGCTCGCCCTGTTCGAGGACCTGTTCACGCTCTATCACGAGAAGGTGATCGGCCGCTTCGACGAACTCGTCGGCGAGGCACCGGTCGAATCCGCGGCCGCCACAGCCTGA
- a CDS encoding lysylphosphatidylglycerol synthase domain-containing protein: MRVDGREIPVTGSLLQPRTRRTSDIIRVVLAAMGVGVVVAGSLITRPEWLALERSVSNIVGILSPEQSTLVYLVYGMLILALPFAILIELVLRRQWKLLAGYAAAGLLAVLALSITGTGISTPKWHLPVPDRFDTFLSQFLDDPRWIAMLAAMLTVSSPWLPVRPRRWMWFLLLMFAPIHLVVSSVVPARAMLGLVVGWLVGAVIVWLVGTPALEVPLEAAVRVLARRGYAVRAFRVDRPAGRGPLLLATEVDGPETELVVEMYGKNQRSFGAIRQVWRWITFRSSETAPLHGSMHRAVEHRALLGIAIGELGMADSYQVAVAGLDRGWMLYAHTVPRGTPIRKLSAQVLPGVWRSLLRMHENQISHGDLQPDLVRVSQGDTLFGGFSAAEFGASEAQRQTDIAQLLVSTTSLFGKHEAVSTAIEVLGEDTVVTAARRLTKSAMPTGIRKSVPEWTKVMATAREEVRHQTGHDRIQSEQLTRFTRNQIIQLVLLVGLVYVAYPFFSQVPTFFSQLRTLNWWWALFGLAISGLTYVGAAAALWACADGLIKVRYLVVEQLANTFVATTTPAGVGGLALSVRFLQQAGMSTMRATAAVALQQSMQVITHLTLLVIFSVIAGTSTNLAHIVPDATVLYLAAGVGVGLVGAFMFVPKLRRWVNHSVRPQLKEVVGELINLGRDPRRFAVIVGGCGAITLGQALALWASVEAFGGGTDFVAVTIVTMIGGTLASAAPTPGGVGAVEAALIGGLAAFGVPAEIAVPAVLLYRVLTCWIPVALGWPVMRWMSEKQMI; encoded by the coding sequence ATGCGAGTCGACGGTCGGGAGATTCCCGTCACGGGAAGTCTCCTGCAGCCGCGGACCCGGCGTACCAGCGACATCATCCGCGTCGTGCTGGCGGCGATGGGCGTGGGCGTGGTGGTCGCGGGCTCGCTGATCACCCGGCCCGAGTGGCTGGCGCTGGAACGTTCGGTGTCCAATATCGTCGGCATTCTCAGCCCGGAACAGTCCACGCTGGTCTACCTGGTCTACGGAATGCTCATCCTGGCTTTGCCGTTCGCCATCCTCATCGAACTGGTGCTGCGCAGGCAATGGAAACTGCTCGCGGGCTACGCCGCTGCCGGTCTGCTCGCGGTCCTCGCCCTCTCGATCACCGGCACGGGCATCTCGACGCCGAAATGGCATCTTCCGGTGCCGGACCGGTTCGACACCTTCCTGTCGCAATTCCTCGACGACCCGCGCTGGATCGCCATGCTCGCGGCCATGCTCACCGTGTCCAGCCCCTGGCTGCCGGTGCGGCCGCGGCGCTGGATGTGGTTCCTGCTGTTGATGTTCGCGCCCATCCACCTGGTGGTCAGCTCGGTGGTCCCGGCGCGGGCGATGCTCGGCCTGGTCGTCGGCTGGCTGGTCGGCGCGGTGATCGTCTGGCTGGTCGGCACGCCCGCGCTCGAGGTGCCGCTGGAGGCCGCGGTCCGGGTGCTGGCCCGGCGCGGCTATGCGGTGCGCGCGTTCCGGGTGGACCGGCCCGCGGGCCGTGGGCCGCTGCTGCTGGCCACCGAGGTCGACGGGCCCGAGACCGAGCTGGTCGTGGAGATGTACGGCAAGAACCAGCGCAGCTTCGGCGCGATTCGCCAGGTGTGGCGCTGGATCACCTTCCGCTCCAGCGAGACCGCGCCGCTGCACGGATCGATGCACCGGGCCGTGGAACATCGGGCGCTGCTCGGGATCGCGATCGGCGAGCTCGGTATGGCCGACAGCTACCAGGTCGCGGTGGCCGGGCTCGATCGCGGCTGGATGCTGTACGCGCACACCGTCCCCCGCGGCACGCCGATCCGGAAGTTGTCCGCGCAGGTGCTGCCGGGGGTGTGGCGTTCGCTGCTGCGGATGCACGAGAACCAGATCAGCCACGGCGATCTGCAACCGGACCTGGTGCGAGTCAGCCAGGGCGACACCCTGTTCGGCGGCTTCTCCGCCGCCGAGTTCGGCGCGTCCGAGGCGCAGCGGCAGACCGACATCGCCCAGCTGCTGGTCTCGACGACTTCGCTGTTCGGCAAGCACGAGGCGGTGTCGACGGCGATCGAGGTGCTCGGCGAGGACACCGTCGTCACCGCGGCCCGCCGCCTGACCAAATCGGCCATGCCGACCGGCATCCGCAAATCGGTGCCCGAATGGACCAAGGTGATGGCGACCGCGCGCGAGGAGGTGCGTCACCAGACCGGCCACGACCGCATCCAATCCGAGCAGCTCACCCGCTTCACCCGCAACCAGATCATCCAGCTGGTGCTGCTGGTCGGGTTGGTCTACGTGGCCTACCCGTTCTTCAGCCAGGTGCCCACCTTCTTCAGCCAGCTGCGCACGCTCAACTGGTGGTGGGCACTGTTCGGCCTCGCCATCTCCGGGCTCACCTACGTCGGGGCCGCCGCCGCGCTCTGGGCCTGCGCGGACGGACTGATCAAGGTGCGGTACCTGGTCGTGGAACAGCTGGCCAACACCTTCGTCGCGACGACGACACCCGCCGGAGTGGGTGGGCTGGCGCTGAGCGTGCGCTTCCTGCAGCAGGCGGGGATGTCGACCATGCGGGCGACCGCGGCGGTGGCGCTGCAGCAATCGATGCAGGTGATCACCCATCTCACGCTGCTCGTCATCTTCAGTGTGATCGCCGGAACCTCGACGAACCTGGCCCATATCGTGCCCGACGCGACCGTGCTGTACCTGGCCGCCGGAGTGGGCGTCGGGTTGGTCGGCGCGTTCATGTTCGTGCCGAAACTGCGCCGCTGGGTGAACCACTCGGTGCGCCCGCAGTTGAAGGAGGTCGTCGGCGAGCTGATCAATCTGGGTCGCGATCCGCGACGGTTCGCGGTGATCGTCGGCGGGTGCGGGGCGATCACCCTCGGGCAGGCCCTGGCGCTGTGGGCCAGCGTGGAAGCCTTCGGCGGCGGAACGGATTTCGTCGCGGTCACCATCGTCACCATGATCGGCGGCACGCTGGCCTCGGCCGCGCCGACACCCGGTGGTGTCGGCGCGGTCGAGGCGGCCCTGATCGGTGGTCTGGCGGCCTTCGGCGTCCCCGCCGAGATCGCGGTGCCCGCCGTCCTGCTCTACCGCGTCCTGACCTGCTGGATCCCGGTCGCCCTTGGCTGGCCGGTCATGCGCTGGATGAGCGAAAAGCAGATGATCTGA
- a CDS encoding MBL fold metallo-hydrolase, translating to MGERTPMLSTLLACCVAAVATGPRLLWPRAADTAFLAGLESAPLPPAHRTVGLTALVQARLSAPTAIVVEGVRTLRSTPLSMATFLVRHPSATFLVDPAICAGVHQRVLPELPFPVPLLVSPEQPVHGLSEVLAANDLTGADIDFVLPTHLHWDHVAGLYELPGWVPIRVPSVEYRWAMGGSHAPLGVARGPLRGRIFDLYELDGPPVLTFARSHDLFGDGSVLLVDLAGHTPGSVGVLLAVDDGTRVLLAGDAVWTSRQVELLRETAPLPGELVDTDRDAAFETIHRLHALPAGIELIPGHDRAAVAARTDPRTH from the coding sequence ATGGGTGAGCGCACGCCGATGTTATCGACGCTTCTCGCCTGCTGTGTCGCCGCTGTCGCCACCGGCCCGCGGCTGCTGTGGCCGCGTGCGGCCGACACCGCCTTCCTCGCCGGGCTCGAGTCCGCGCCACTGCCCCCGGCCCACCGCACTGTCGGGCTCACCGCGCTCGTCCAGGCCCGGCTGTCCGCGCCGACCGCGATCGTCGTCGAGGGCGTGCGCACCCTGCGGAGCACCCCCCTGAGCATGGCGACCTTCCTGGTCCGCCACCCCAGCGCCACCTTCCTCGTCGACCCGGCGATCTGCGCCGGTGTGCACCAGCGGGTACTGCCCGAACTGCCGTTCCCGGTGCCGCTGCTGGTGAGTCCGGAACAGCCGGTGCACGGCCTGAGCGAGGTGCTCGCCGCCAACGACCTCACCGGCGCCGACATCGACTTCGTGCTGCCCACCCACCTGCACTGGGACCACGTCGCCGGCCTCTACGAACTGCCCGGCTGGGTGCCCATCCGGGTGCCGAGCGTCGAATACCGCTGGGCCATGGGCGGATCGCACGCCCCCCTCGGCGTCGCCCGCGGCCCGCTGCGCGGCCGGATCTTCGACCTCTACGAACTCGACGGCCCGCCGGTGCTCACCTTCGCCCGCAGCCACGACCTGTTCGGCGACGGCTCGGTCCTGCTCGTCGACCTGGCCGGACACACGCCGGGCAGCGTCGGCGTGCTCCTCGCCGTCGACGACGGAACCCGCGTCCTGCTGGCGGGTGACGCCGTGTGGACCAGCCGCCAGGTCGAACTGCTCCGTGAGACGGCGCCGCTGCCCGGCGAACTGGTCGACACCGATCGCGACGCCGCCTTCGAAACCATTCACCGGCTGCACGCCCTCCCCGCCGGCATCGAACTGATCCCCGGCCACGACCGGGCCGCCGTCGCGGCACGCACCGACCCGCGCACGCACTGA
- a CDS encoding RNA-binding S4 domain-containing protein produces MSPAEQRSVTQARVDSWIWAVRLFKTRSAAAEACRAGHVRVNGTTAKPAQSVRPGDEIRIRHSGLERIVVVERIIHKRVGPPIAAQCLIDRSPPPPPKEVLATLPQRDRGAGRPTKRERRETDRLMGRID; encoded by the coding sequence GTGTCCCCCGCGGAACAACGCTCCGTCACCCAGGCCCGCGTCGATTCGTGGATCTGGGCGGTCCGATTGTTCAAAACGCGTTCGGCTGCGGCGGAAGCCTGCCGCGCCGGACACGTACGCGTCAACGGCACGACGGCGAAACCAGCTCAGTCGGTACGCCCCGGTGACGAGATCAGGATCCGGCACTCGGGGCTGGAGCGGATCGTCGTGGTCGAGCGAATCATCCACAAGCGGGTCGGTCCACCGATCGCCGCGCAGTGTCTGATCGACCGCTCGCCACCGCCGCCGCCCAAGGAAGTCCTCGCCACGCTGCCGCAGCGTGATCGCGGCGCGGGCCGACCGACGAAACGCGAACGCCGTGAGACCGATCGGCTGATGGGCCGCATCGACTAG
- a CDS encoding C40 family peptidase yields MGAVAATTGAMPAISQAATINIPGLGSFDLPPELEQPAQQLEKELQAMVAPQGQAAPQLPSVTFDNPFQQQQTAANIALDAARTKVGAQYNWGAAGPSSFDCSGLVQWAYRQAGVELPRTSFEQSHVGAPVSFDNLQAGDIVITNGGGHVGIYAGNGQLLNAVQSGTPVSYTQLSADDVVTARRIL; encoded by the coding sequence ATGGGTGCGGTGGCCGCCACGACCGGTGCGATGCCCGCGATTTCGCAGGCCGCCACGATCAACATCCCCGGCCTCGGTAGCTTCGATCTGCCGCCGGAGCTCGAGCAGCCCGCGCAGCAGCTGGAGAAGGAACTGCAGGCGATGGTCGCCCCGCAGGGCCAGGCCGCGCCGCAGTTGCCGAGCGTCACCTTCGACAACCCGTTCCAGCAGCAGCAGACGGCGGCCAACATCGCCCTCGACGCCGCGCGCACCAAGGTGGGCGCCCAGTACAACTGGGGCGCCGCGGGACCGTCGAGCTTCGACTGCTCCGGCCTCGTGCAGTGGGCCTACCGCCAGGCCGGTGTCGAGCTGCCGCGCACCAGCTTCGAGCAGTCCCACGTGGGCGCTCCCGTGTCCTTCGACAACCTGCAGGCCGGTGACATCGTCATCACCAATGGTGGTGGCCACGTCGGTATCTACGCGGGCAACGGTCAGCTGCTGAACGCGGTGCAGTCGGGCACCCCGGTGTCCTACACCCAGCTCAGCGCCGACGACGTCGTCACGGCACGCCGTATCCTCTAG
- a CDS encoding AAA family ATPase produces MDPVRNPYAPGAGQRPPELAGRDKQLAAFDIVLERIARGRPERSVMLTGLRGVGKTVLLNQLRSAAISRGWGTGKIEARPDQDLRRPLSSALHMSVRAIAMAHRNPERVDDFLGILKAFALRTTADKGMRERWQPGIDVPAVTGRADSGDIEIDLIELFKEAAALAADIGVGIGVFIDEMQDLGPADVSAICGACHELSQDGAPLIVVGAGLPHLPAVLSASKSYSERLFSYHRIDRLDRESADLALIAPAEREEVKFTSEALDSLYQRADGYPYFVQAYGKAAWDQAPESPITAEDVEVAAPAAEEELAVGFFGSRYERATPAEREYMRAMADLAGDDGPVATAAVAAELGRKPASVSPARDGLIKKGLIYSAERGTIGFTVPHFGRYLRSV; encoded by the coding sequence ATGGACCCCGTGCGCAATCCCTATGCTCCCGGCGCCGGTCAGCGTCCGCCCGAATTGGCCGGGCGCGACAAGCAACTCGCCGCGTTCGACATCGTGCTCGAACGGATCGCCCGCGGCAGGCCCGAACGCAGTGTGATGCTCACCGGATTGCGCGGCGTCGGAAAGACCGTGCTGCTCAACCAGCTTCGCTCGGCCGCCATCTCGCGCGGCTGGGGCACCGGCAAGATCGAGGCTCGTCCCGATCAGGATCTGCGCAGGCCGCTGTCCTCGGCCCTGCACATGTCGGTGCGCGCGATCGCGATGGCGCACCGCAATCCCGAGCGCGTCGACGACTTCCTCGGCATCCTCAAGGCCTTCGCCCTGCGCACCACCGCCGACAAGGGCATGCGGGAGCGCTGGCAGCCGGGCATCGATGTGCCCGCGGTGACCGGGCGGGCCGATTCCGGCGACATCGAGATCGACCTGATCGAGCTGTTCAAGGAGGCCGCGGCGCTGGCCGCCGACATCGGCGTCGGGATCGGGGTCTTCATCGACGAGATGCAGGATCTCGGCCCGGCGGATGTGTCCGCGATCTGCGGTGCCTGCCACGAGCTGAGTCAAGACGGCGCGCCGTTGATCGTGGTCGGCGCCGGTCTGCCGCATCTGCCCGCGGTGCTCTCGGCATCCAAGAGCTACTCCGAGCGACTGTTCAGCTACCACCGGATCGACCGGCTCGACCGGGAATCGGCCGACCTGGCGCTGATCGCCCCGGCCGAACGCGAGGAGGTGAAGTTCACCTCCGAGGCGCTCGACTCGCTGTATCAGCGCGCCGACGGCTACCCCTACTTCGTGCAGGCCTATGGCAAGGCGGCCTGGGATCAGGCGCCGGAGAGCCCGATCACCGCCGAGGACGTCGAGGTGGCGGCCCCGGCGGCCGAGGAGGAGCTGGCCGTCGGCTTCTTCGGCTCCCGTTATGAGCGCGCCACCCCGGCCGAGCGGGAGTACATGCGCGCGATGGCCGATCTGGCCGGTGACGACGGCCCGGTCGCCACCGCGGCGGTGGCCGCCGAGCTGGGCCGCAAACCGGCCTCGGTCTCCCCCGCCCGCGACGGTCTGATCAAGAAGGGCCTGATCTACTCCGCCGAGCGCGGCACGATCGGCTTCACCGTGCCGCACTTCGGCCGGTATCTGCGCAGCGTATGA